Proteins found in one Bacillota bacterium genomic segment:
- a CDS encoding polysaccharide deacetylase family protein: protein MLPPTKKYATTITVVLLGLALFFLCSWTLAASIVGNRATSDETLANPLPAESVITQPVDTEASPPDPSQETPPADVPSDGTDKEITAEISPPAGPTQSPIKAEYQPIFPPEPYSLEVLRGQNGTDKRIALTFDDGPDPHWTTQYLAVLKEKQVPATFFFIGNLIAKHPQIVQAAIADDHEVGVHSHTHRKLTSLKEAQIRQDLVDAAHTLYNVTQQTVVYFRPPYGATNSTVNNIAHGLGQTVVTWNVDPRDWATTDSNQIVNQVLRQVQAGSIILLHEGKAQTLQALPTIIQRLRQEGYEFVTVSELFSFRPSESIPVSTAPTADSVPAPAVPADEAKPNAPASEATGSTKIKPAPVPLEAATPTDGIEPTTNP, encoded by the coding sequence GTGTTACCACCGACTAAGAAATACGCCACCACCATTACCGTCGTCTTATTGGGTCTGGCTCTGTTCTTCCTCTGCTCTTGGACCCTAGCGGCTAGTATCGTGGGAAACCGGGCCACTTCTGACGAAACCCTGGCTAATCCACTGCCAGCGGAGTCAGTAATAACACAACCAGTTGACACCGAAGCTTCACCGCCTGACCCCAGCCAAGAAACGCCACCGGCAGATGTTCCCTCTGATGGTACCGACAAAGAAATCACAGCAGAAATCTCACCCCCAGCCGGTCCCACCCAATCGCCAATTAAGGCTGAGTACCAGCCTATTTTCCCCCCTGAGCCCTACTCATTAGAAGTACTGCGCGGCCAAAACGGAACCGATAAACGAATCGCCCTTACCTTCGACGATGGGCCGGATCCCCATTGGACCACCCAATACCTGGCTGTGCTTAAGGAAAAACAGGTCCCGGCCACCTTCTTCTTTATCGGCAATCTCATCGCTAAACATCCGCAGATAGTTCAGGCCGCCATTGCCGACGACCATGAAGTGGGTGTCCACTCCCATACCCATAGGAAACTAACGAGTCTAAAAGAAGCGCAAATAAGACAAGACCTGGTGGACGCAGCCCACACACTGTATAATGTTACCCAACAGACAGTCGTATATTTTCGTCCTCCTTACGGTGCTACTAACAGTACAGTAAACAATATTGCCCACGGCTTGGGACAAACTGTAGTCACCTGGAACGTGGACCCGCGAGATTGGGCAACTACAGACTCCAACCAAATAGTCAATCAAGTACTGCGCCAAGTGCAGGCCGGTTCCATCATCCTGTTACACGAAGGAAAAGCCCAGACTCTCCAGGCCTTGCCTACTATTATTCAGCGGTTGCGCCAAGAGGGTTATGAGTTCGTCACTGTGTCGGAGTTGTTTAGCTTCAGGCCCAGTGAATCTATTCCGGTCTCTACTGCGCCCACGGCCGATTCCGTGCCCGCTCCCGCGGTGCCTGCTGACGAGGCCAAGCCAAACGCCCCGGCCAGTGAAGCCACCGGCTCGACTAAAATTAAACCAGCCCCGGTCCCACTGGAAGCTGCTACACCTACTGACGGTATCGAACCGACCACGAATCCTTAA
- the ppaX gene encoding pyrophosphatase PpaX — protein MSHISCVLFDLDGTLIDTNQLIIDSFQHTLKVHLGRAVSETEIARTFGRPLVDILREYAADKVDAMLKTYREYNESRHDTTTRLFPGVKETLTALKSAGCKLGVVTGKRRHLALRGLKLFDLDVYMAVVVTPEDTNRHKPHPAPVLKALELLHRQPENTLMVGDSPLDIASARAAGTYTAAVGWSVVPPRLVLAEQPNFVLRHMTDLIDLCLFSEEAAQEG, from the coding sequence ATGAGCCACATAAGCTGTGTCCTTTTCGACTTGGATGGGACCCTTATTGACACTAACCAACTTATTATTGATTCCTTTCAACATACGCTGAAGGTTCATCTGGGTCGGGCTGTTTCGGAGACAGAGATAGCGCGCACTTTCGGTCGTCCCCTGGTGGACATATTGCGCGAGTACGCAGCGGACAAAGTGGATGCTATGCTGAAAACATACCGGGAGTATAACGAATCACGACACGATACTACCACGAGATTGTTCCCCGGGGTCAAAGAGACTCTCACCGCACTCAAATCAGCCGGCTGCAAGCTGGGGGTGGTAACAGGGAAGCGCCGACACCTAGCCCTGCGGGGACTGAAGCTATTTGATTTAGACGTATATATGGCGGTGGTGGTAACTCCGGAAGATACCAACCGACATAAACCGCACCCGGCTCCGGTGCTAAAGGCACTGGAACTCTTGCACCGACAGCCGGAGAATACACTGATGGTGGGTGATAGTCCCTTGGATATAGCCTCGGCCCGGGCGGCCGGAACCTACACGGCGGCTGTTGGGTGGAGCGTGGTTCCGCCCCGGCTGGTGCTGGCAGAGCAGCCGAATTTTGTTCTCCGCCATATGACCGATCTTATTGATCTGTGTCTTTTCAGTGAAGAAGCAGCCCAAGAGGGTTGA
- a CDS encoding polysaccharide deacetylase family protein, with protein sequence MYFSWPRVLAAAVVLMLALGFAVSESVSYLSALAPATRLVPIYCVETAAKRVAISFDAAWGADKTPLLLNILNEHKIQTTFFLVDFWMEKYPEVTKQIAAAGHELGNHSATHPHLNSLTAEQVYEELETTNARIRELTGQEPLLFRPPFGEYNNTVLTVVQDLGLFAIQWDVDSLDWQNLTAQEISRRVLGQIKPGSIVLFHNNAEHTPAALPQIIQELHSRGYEIVPISELIYKDNYYIESHSGRQRPYPGPRPALQPSERSPVLSKGLTTNASADPSLRSG encoded by the coding sequence ATGTATTTTTCTTGGCCCCGGGTGCTAGCGGCGGCGGTGGTGCTGATGCTGGCCCTTGGTTTTGCCGTGAGCGAATCGGTGAGCTATTTGTCGGCACTGGCTCCCGCTACCCGCCTGGTACCGATTTATTGTGTTGAGACGGCGGCGAAGAGAGTAGCCATTAGTTTTGACGCCGCTTGGGGCGCCGACAAGACTCCGCTTCTCCTGAATATTCTTAATGAGCATAAAATCCAAACCACTTTTTTCCTGGTGGATTTTTGGATGGAAAAATACCCGGAAGTGACGAAGCAAATCGCCGCGGCCGGACATGAGTTGGGGAACCATTCGGCTACGCATCCACATCTAAACTCTCTAACAGCGGAACAAGTATACGAGGAACTGGAAACAACTAACGCCCGCATCCGTGAGCTTACCGGGCAAGAACCGCTGTTATTTCGGCCGCCGTTTGGGGAGTATAACAATACTGTTCTGACGGTAGTACAGGATTTGGGCCTGTTTGCCATTCAATGGGACGTGGATTCTTTGGATTGGCAAAATCTCACTGCTCAGGAGATTAGCCGACGCGTATTAGGCCAGATTAAACCGGGCTCCATCGTACTTTTTCACAATAATGCCGAGCATACCCCGGCGGCGCTGCCGCAAATTATCCAAGAGCTCCACAGCCGAGGGTATGAGATTGTGCCGATATCGGAACTTATTTATAAAGACAATTATTATATCGAAAGCCACAGCGGTCGACAACGCCCGTATCCGGGGCCGCGGCCGGCACTACAGCCAAGTGAAAGGAGCCCCGTCTTAAGCAAGGGCTTGACTACTAACGCTTCGGCAGATCCTTCGCTGCGCTCAGGATGA
- a CDS encoding small, acid-soluble spore protein, alpha/beta type — MARRRRSVMSDKLKYELAEELGVADIVRREGFGGVTSRDCGNMVRLAIERAERTLANQE, encoded by the coding sequence ATGGCGAGAAGGCGTCGGAGCGTAATGTCCGATAAGCTGAAGTACGAGTTAGCCGAAGAACTTGGGGTGGCGGATATTGTCCGCCGGGAAGGCTTTGGCGGTGTAACCTCCCGCGATTGCGGGAACATGGTACGGCTGGCCATTGAGCGAGCCGAGCGGACACTGGCCAACCAAGAATAA
- a CDS encoding rubredoxin produces the protein MAVWKCGKCGFEKEGRCKPQKCPQCSEKGTFAKNEEGGKKE, from the coding sequence GTGGCCGTATGGAAATGCGGAAAATGCGGTTTTGAGAAAGAAGGCCGGTGCAAACCACAAAAGTGCCCACAGTGTTCGGAAAAGGGCACCTTTGCTAAAAATGAAGAAGGGGGCAAGAAAGAGTGA